One window of Fusarium keratoplasticum isolate Fu6.1 chromosome 2, whole genome shotgun sequence genomic DNA carries:
- a CDS encoding C2H2-type domain-containing protein, which yields MSGQASGAAATSASHPYTCNTCQVAYRNIDLQKGHMKSDWHRYNLKRRVASLPPISADVFTEKVLQARAASTAETDKAYFERACEVCQKTYYSENAFQNHLSSQKHKAKEATTIINPAPGRADDETTSVVSSTFSLGEPVAVGRDEVDSDAEEEFNHVVEGLQKARIAEQRPSPVKRPSNPRPSAQDPEHEPDAARASDSKTPVPAAQEPTSTLESCLFCNYSSPTVSLNTHHMERFHGMFIPEKKYLVDLDGLLKQLQDKVHQHHQCLYCDKVKSTVFGIQTHMRDKGHCKIPYSSEDEQLDIGDYYDFRSTYSDEEELSDDESVVDEKTGGAKLGARRVAKVTAEDGEDVEEGGDGDGWETDSSASSLDSADLTAVPAEGHIHQFERLDKHPHHSRHDTRHRHQADGWHSHAHKPTRAVFYDDYELHLPSGKSVGHRSLNRYFRQNLHNHPSPEERAERLAIEEAAQDQEGLSSDGQLVHANGRSRDMVPRGMGGMVGVTEQHKRGARKAEERGRTLEQVHTKRNDWAYGKKLNNHKNYYYREKGGG from the exons ATGAGCGGGCAGGCTTCTGGGGCGGCGgccacctcggcctcgcATCCATACACCTGCAATACTTGCCAGGTTGCGTATCGCAACATCGACCTGCAGAAGGGTCATATGAAGAGTGACTGGCA TCGATACAACCTCAAGCGCCGAGTCGCCTCGTTGCCCCCCATCTCCGCTGATGTGTTTACCGAGAAGGTTCTGCAGGCCAGGGCTGCATCAACGGCCGAAACCGACAAGGCCTACTTCGAGCGCGCTTGTGAGGTTTGTCAAAAGACATACTACAGCGAGAATGCGTTCCAGAACCATCTGTCCAGCCAGAAGCACAAGGCGAAGGAGGCGACAACTATCATCAACCCTGCCCCAGGTCgagccgacgacgagaccaCCTCTGTTGTAAGCTCTACATTTTCCCTCGGGGAACCTGTAGCCGTTGGGCGAGATGAAGTCGACTCAGATGCGGAAGAAGAGTTCAACCATGTTGTCGAAGGCCTGCAGAAGGCACGCATTGCTGAGCAGAGACCCTCACCCGTGAAGCGACCGTCCAACCCTCGACCGTCGGCCCAAGACCCTGAACATGAACCTGATGCAGCGCGCGCTTCCGACTCCAAGACTCCCGTTCCAGCCGCTCAAGAACCTACTTCTACTTTGGAGTCGTGTCTTTTCTGCAACTATTCCTCTCCCACAGTCTCACTCAACACACACCACATGGAGAGGTTCCATGGCATGTTCATCCCCGAAAAGAAGTACCTGGTCGACCTGGATGGCTTGCTCAAGCAACTGCAAGACAAAGttcaccaacaccaccagtGCCTATACTGTGACAAAGTCAAGTCCACAGTTTTCGGTATCCAGACGCACATGCGCGACAAGGGCCACTGCAAGATCCCGTACAGTAGCGAGGATGAGCAGCTCGATATTGGCGACTATTACGACTTCAGAAGCACCTACtcagatgaagaagaattGAGTGATGATGAGTCTGTCGTCGATGAAAAGACCGGAGGTGCGAAGCTCGGAGCCCGGCGTGTGGCCAAGGTTACTGCCGAAGACggagaggatgtcgaggaagGAGGCGATGGGGATGGCTGGGAGACCGACAGCTCGGCATCTTCACTGGACTCTGCGGATCTCACTGCTGTCCCAGCCGAAGGACACATCCATCAGTTCGAGCGTTTGGATAAACATCCTCACCATTCACGACATGACACACGGCATCGGCACCAGGCTGATGGTTGGCATTCGCATGCTCATAAGCCTACCCGCGCAGTGTTCTACGATGACTACGAATTGCATCTTCCCTCTGGCAAGTCTGTTGGCCATCGCTCACTGAACCGGTATTTCCGCCAGAATTTGCACAACCACCCCTCTCCTGAAGAGCGGGCAGAGCGCTTGGCTATCGAAGAAGCAGCACAAGATCAGGAAGGGTTGTCTTCTGATGGTCAGCTTGTCCATGCGAATGGCAGGTCCCGTGACATGGTTCCTCGTGGTATGGGAGGCATGGTTGGTGTCACAGAGCAACACAAGCGCGGCGCtcgcaaggctgaggagcgcGGCCGGACACTTGAACAAGTGCATACAAAGAGGAACGACTGGGCGTATGGGAAGAAGCTGAACAACCACAAGAATTACTATTACCGCGAGAAGGGTGGTGGTTAA